A region of the Phyllopteryx taeniolatus isolate TA_2022b chromosome 9, UOR_Ptae_1.2, whole genome shotgun sequence genome:
aaataaatgtgtatgcATTGACagcaaatgataataataataataaaatttataataataataataaacacattttattgccAGTGTTAAATAAACTGTGTAGTCTGGATGAGGATAGAAACTTTAATCTCAGAAAATCACTGTAATGAATTACAATacacgtttttaaaaaatcatcagCATTATAGTCATAGTAATGATGCATTAGTGCAGGGGTCACTCATCACGCCCAAGGACCACATAAGCAGCCAGCTtgactgttctaaaaatagctctcCAGTGATggaacattgtgatttcctaggaatgttgtagaaaggatcatttgaaaatgtaaccacttccagacatttatttaaaaaaaatagtgttacATATAGATATGTTTgcttcctaccttgttaaatcattgttgatcattattttgagaaataAGACGATCTGTCTTCACATAcatgaatatcattaattattaataataaactaGAATTTGAGGTCATTTGAGtaaatttattatttcaaaaatgtgtatcaaactggaAGCCCGTCGCTTAATCAGTACCgaagaagtagctctcaattTCAAAAAGGTCAGTGACCCCTGCATTAGCAGCAAAGCTAGAGTTAGCTTCCACTTGAGAAAATCATGAATCTTTGTTGAAAGGTTTTGTAAGTAACTGATACATATAGATAACTTCTGAAGACTTCATAAAGCTATCATTGACCTATTTTTAAGCAGTTTATAAACCCTTTATAAAGGTGGCAGATCTATATATTGCTATATAAGCAactaattgaagaaaatgtagtAAATAGGCATTAATATGGCTGCAAAAATCCTCTAGACTCACTTTGTAGTACAGTAGTTGTGATTTTGATTCTTGAAATATATAACAAATGTAGAGTTCCAAAATCCATCATATTTTCTCTTCAACTtatcaaatactgtatgatCAACAAGAGGTGTGGACCACATCTGCTCCTAGCACATGTGTTCACATCACGTTGGCTCCGAGGTCAAGACAAGATGCTTTGGCCCGTTGCGGCCCCAATGTTGCGCCGTTGTCTCTGAAGGCCCCTGCCGAGCTGATGATTACAAGGAAAGTGGATCATAATGACTACCGCGTTGCGTTCAAGGACCCTCGGCCTCGGCTCTCTACTCGTGCCGCTGGGGCCATTGGAGATTTTGTAATAACTGAAGGAACACCTGTAGTGAGCACATGGTTGCTAGTGTGTGTCTGGAGACTGTCATGTGCTCGAGCCATCCTTTAGTATGTGCTGGGGCACTTGTCtcatattaatatattaatacttcaaagcatgttgttgttttttttgtttttgttttttgcttcagtcaccgatacctgtgtgtgtgtgtgtgtgtgtgtgtgtgtgtgttttcatgaacATTGCTGATCAAGTTAAAATATGAGCGGTAAATATCAGTGATCTGtttacagatacacacacatacacacacacacacacacacacacacacacacattggtgCACGCTTTTGCACTGCTAATGAAAGCTGACAACAAATgcccacatgcacacatgcacgcatgacCCTAACCCGAGTCCACACACCTTCCAAATAGCTCACAAGTGTTTCCAATCTAAAGGTTCCTGCTTGTCTGGGCCCCGAGCGCCGCTGCCTGATTGCACGACACTGGATACAACATACAACACACAACATGCAACATACTAAATCCCCCGCGAGTGCAGCAAGGGGGAAATCTGTTGGGGCGGCACAAAGACGTGCATGCACGCTTTTTACATTCACGTTCTTTACCtgcacaacgatcaagtgtctGTAAAACTGATTGGAAGGTGATCTTATGCGACAATGCAGCtaatggaataataataataaagtgatTTCTGACATGGAGTATCAACTTTTAATCATCTTTAATTGAGGCGACGGACTATTAAACTAATTTTATTTGGATTGTTCTGgttaaaaatctatattttgtaTGAATTCTTGTTGCCTGCTAATTTGACAGATTTTTAtagatttgatttcattttgttcAATTGTTTTTACGCTCTGTGCGTACTTACTTCTATTTCTTAAGAATGAATGCACAAGTTACTCTTTTGAATTTGACTCCATTAATCAGTTATATGCCCTGAAAATACATTTAGACAGGTAGAAAAAAATGGAGTTCACACATCCAGTCCCAGAGGTTTTGTTGCTTACTAGCTTACTTATaaatattatgaaatatttatataatctctaacaaataaaaaagtgtccaaaataattatttcaatatgttttagatacatattttaattacattcaattacattttggtaaaatgtaactgtaattttcatgattaaattggataattaataaataataaggaAACCGAAACTGTTATGTTGGTCAATTTCTGATTGTATTCATAAACATGTGACCTAATCGTAAAGCAAGTGTtctatttgaatgcaaaatctGTCTTTTGAAGGCTTTAGCTAATCACAAAAGCATATGTAAATACATGTGTGCTATTTGTTTATGCCTGATTTTTCGCCCGGACAGAATACACGTAAATAACACTGTTTCCTTCCTGCCTCGTTATTTATTTGTAGAGCTCAAAggcaaatgttcaaatgttggcGTACCAAAGCGGTTGTGTGCTGTTTACAATGTGGATGTAAACATGCGGGGCTGCACTGATGTCATAGTTGGATtcgggtttgtgtgtgtgttgcgcgcgtgtgcgtgtaggTGTGTTCATACCTGAGGGTTAGCAGTGCAGCGTCTTCCTGCACCGGGCGAAACTGTGGCACAGATGTGAGGAAAGCAGTGGAAGCAACGGTGACTGAAAAGGTGAAAGGGGTGCAGATTGATGGAGGGTGAAAGGTCAGACAGGAAGATTTAAATAAGAAATTTACAAAAGGAAGAGAGAGAGctagagagagcgagagagggaggCAACAGGTAAAGACGGGCGCGAGGGGGTCCTAGTGGCTGGCAGACATGGCCCAGGCCCCCTCCATCCTCCAGACGGAGAAGGCATAGCTCAGCCTCTCGTGGGCCAGGTAATTGCAGCTGGCCAGCTTAGCGTCCATCTCGTCACTCTGCAGCACCTGGTACAGGAAGTCGATGTAGCGTGACGCCAGTTTGAGGATCTGGATCTTGCTCAGCTTGTCCGAAGGGAGCGTCGGTATGATCTTGCGCAGCGAGGCGAAGGCgtcattgagggactgggtgCGCTGGCGCTCCCGCACGTTGGCGATCACCCGCTGGGAGTGGAGGTCCTCGAAGGGCTGGTCGGGCCGCGGGCCCAGCGAGGCGGGGGCCAGGCTCACCACGGCTGAGGGACTCTTCTTCACCCTCTTGGGCCCGGACGGAAGGAGGCCGGTGGGACTGCCGGCGGCGCTATCCTCTGTCTGAGCCAGACTGTCTTTCTTGGGATGAGGGGATCGTTTTCGGTGACCTGTCTGGTGATTCTTCTTGGAGCCCCTTTCCAGTTCCTCTTCACTGGCCCCCAGCCCTCCTTCAGGGGAGTTAGTGCAGGACACCTCTTCTCTCATCTTCCACCTTCCAAAACACTCCAACAGCCTGTTTCTTCTCTCTTTAGCCTTTCAGACGGCCGTAAAAGTATTCAACTTCTTCTTGTCCTACGACTGATTCTCCATTGGTGGTCGTTCTCAAATTCCCACTTGTTCAACTCTCGCATTCCGTTCACAACCTGGCAGACggaacaacaacaaaccatCTGACAGGCCGCCCCACCGTTGCCCTTTTTATAACCAAACCCTGACTCGAGCGCTGTGGGCACATCTCATTGGGCCAGCACACATCCAGGGGGACGTGGTTAGGGCAGGGAAGCAGGAAGTGTGTGTCGGCCGGGCGGGGGATGAGAGGATGGGGGTAAGTGGTCctctcagccaatcagaagtCCCGACTTAATGTTGTAGAGATGACGGAGGCTTTATGGTTTCCAGATTGGGTCCACACGCATGCTCTTGTCTCATTCACAATCGCACAAAATGTCAACTGGAGGGAAGACTTTAAAGCCAACATTTGGTATCACTCGGAAGTCACATTCTTGAAAACTCCACTCAAGTCTCATGTTGTCTTGAAACAAACTTTCGATAGCCATAGTCCAAAACCTCCTACCTACAAGATTTTCCGATCACCTTGTCTCTCACTTGATGATGAGGGAACAAGGAAGATTTCCCGTATTTAGTACTGTTTACACTGTTACAGTTGTTTTTCAGAATTGTGAATTTTGCAATTGGGAGTTTTTGCATTTTGGCCATTGATTTGTCTGGAGCATGTTGAGTcgacaaaaacaaatcagttgtaaaaacatttctgactctgacaatgaagGAAGGATTTATGAAACAACGCACAttatgttctattttttttgtggtatttcACAATGACAGACCATGAAGTCCTACAAAGAAACCATTTTTCCGTAAGTCTATTTTGGCTTCAGGATTACCTCTCTGGAGACGTTGAACCATAAAACCTCCAACACCTGACCAGTGGTTGATGACCCAATGCCTCAGCTGTGCTGCTTTGTGACAGAATAACCTTTGACCCCGGTGTGGCCCAGTGACCTGAGACTGCAGAGGTGAGAGAGCACCTAATTGTGCTATCCATGTCCTCAGGCTCGAGTCAACACATGTTTGTCTTCCTCAATTTTGGGACCAAAAAAATTTGGATATGCAGACACATTTTTAACAAGCTGGCAGTGGTGACGCAGTGGGCCCCTCCATTCCACGACAACATGTTGCGTAATGATGGCACGGTGGAACATTTGGCTAccacatctgcgtcacagtcaGATagatctgggtttgaatctcagcttgaGTTTGAATTTTCTGTCCGGTATTGCATGCTacacttccttccttccttccttcctcccataTTCAAACAACATGCACGAtatgttaataaaataatatgtgccccgtgattggcAACCAGAACCCGGGTGTAgactgcctctcacccaaaatcagctcGGATAGGCGCCAGcttggatggatagatggatggattgaaggaCAGATGGAGTGTAACCTTTGAATCCTGAACCGTTTCCCATCATGTTCATAGGGTTGGAAAGGGGAGGGTGAAAATGCTTGTCTGAGAACATTCCGGGAAGTATAAAGAGAAGGTAAACCACtgcataatttaatttaaaatgttattacacTACTATTTGAGGATGCATGACATACACGTAATGGAGAGGAAACCGGAATTGTTCAGGAATgaatacactgtgtgtgtgcacctCAAGCTTTGTAATTGCTTTTGGCAGGACTTGTTAAGAAATTGATGTTGTTGACTGTGAAAAAGGAAAGAAGAACTTTTTAGTGCAAAATGATGGTCAGCTTTTCTTGTCCTTAATGAGTTTCACTAGAGTAGCCGACATATTCTGTTCAAATTCATTTGTGTATGCAATTAATTGTATTGCCCATACTGGCATCacccaaaatagaaaaaagccaaagaaaaagcacaaaatacTAACTGCTCATTGAGATTTGCCacctttacatacagtatgatgaTGTTTTCAATGTCAagtttttgtttgattgttgaatttttttcccaaaaatgttggTTAAACACCAAATTGTACGTCCACTTGGATGTTAGACTTTGGGGGTTCCACTGAAATTACAATCATTCCCAAAGTTCCCGTCAACACATTATTGAAAATTCCCTGAAATGTTGCAACCCAACATGACAATTAAACCTTCCTGTGTCATGACCGGAGTGACTAACTTGGAATGACTGCACAGACTATCTGAATGATGCGCTGATTTCAACACCTTCACCATCCACGATTGGTCCCAACTGGGATGTTTCCTGAACTGGACTGAAGCAAGCCGATGTGACCTCAGTGACGTCGGAGCAGAAAGGCTTCAAAGTGGATTAGACAGTGTGGATGTGATTGTGTGTGAGGATCTTTGATGAGCCCCATGATTGCACCAGTTTACATTTCATTCAACGGAAAGCAGCTCGCTCCCATTTGGGTTCAATCAACTTGAAACTAATGTGGCCTTCAAACGTACAGAGACAGTGAACTATATGATGCTGCATGTTACAAAACAGGCCCGGTCCACTCTTGGATTAACTGGTTATAGATTTGGCTTTGTTGGGAGACCTGCTGGAGACAGCGGAGGGACCAGAAAGCCATTGTTGCCTCCGCTTACCTTTTTTGCGAAAGCGTGGCGTCGTGCCACCGTGATGGAAAACATGAGTGAACAAAGCGAGTAGGCCAAGCAGGAATGTCACAGATTCGCGGGAGAACAGAGGGGAGCGAAGcgggaggagaaggagaaaaggGGGAAAGAAAGGCGAGGGAAGGGGGGTTGAGGCTGTCCAAACAGAACCAGATGCAGGAGTGTGGAGGCCCGTTTGATCTCGGTCTTCATCGGCTGATTGATGTTGCACATTTCATTTTCTTGTCAGAGCCTTGACATAATGTTTCACTAAACACTTGGGCCctgcttttgtctttgttttatttccacAGTGGTCATAATTAACCCTTTCTGTGGCTGAGAATAGATCACAGGTATCTTGATATAtatcagtgtatatatataggctTCCACACGCACACAAGGGGGCTTAGGTATCAAAGAAGGCCAAGATATGTATTGTCTGTTGGGCTCTCTCCACCATATGGTTTGCTCTGAAATGAAATACACCATGGTGAAGCGTTTGAAGAGCTCCGGGGAAATAAAAGGGAAAACCAGTTTTCTTTAAGTTCATAATGCAGTCAATTCAATTACCATCATATGCCGAAAGGTAGGAGCGCTGCAGCGAGAAGGTGCAACACTGTGACCAATCCGAAGTGATGTGTTTGGGAATCCATACAGCCTCAACCAAAAGGAACAGAGCCTAAAATTCCCCCCCTCGACATCACGCTGGGAGTCTTCACCTTCTCGGCTGATGTTATTGATGTTTGCGCACACGCGCCCTCCTCCCCCGCACCCGCTCACAACCACACACCCATCCTTCCATGGCTCCATCCCTCCTGAGGAGCCTATAGTGGCACAAAGGCACACATCTGGGACCCATTTCCCCCCTGGAGAAGCCCTTCCTGTGGGGTATCCACTTAGAGTGGCTGGGGAAAAGGATGGCGGGTGGGGGAGGCTGAGGGTGCATTGGAGGTGGGGGATGGCGGGGGGGAGGTTTACAAACTAATAATGAGGACGGGAGGTGTGGATGATAAGGAGGTCGAGTCAGCATCGAATGTGGCTGAAGACAAAGAGGTCCAATAGTCATCGAATCGAAGGCTTCTTGTTAAATCTAATTAACGGAAACAAAAAGGGGACCGATGAAAACAAGTTGCAATCGAAGCTGCTTAGTGTACTGTGTGGTCATGGTTATCCaatgagatccagtacaagaGCAACAAGTCTGAATGCCAACTACAATGCTAGTTAACTAGTTAACTAGAATGTCTAGGTGAACAAATGTGACAGAAACTGTGGAGGTTTGTGtctgtgcttgtttgtttgtccatataTTAGCTCGCCCACTTCCCTGTTTCACATAGGGGGATGTACGAAGATAGAACCTTACCATTTTTTTCTATGGCAGGGTatttatgtcattaaatatcgaaaaataaacaatagtgGAGTGTTGTATTTGTATAACAAGCCATCTCTTGTTTTAGGAAAACTGATTTAAGTCCGTATTATTTTTTGATTCTGTGACTTGGTAAAACAATTCTATTTGTAGGCGATGGGCAATAAGACAAATTAACATTCACCTCATAaaagtttgggggggggggacactttTGCAAGCTACTTCCTGGTTTACGAGGGATAATGTTCAGTAACAATTCAATAATGACTATACAAGACAAATTTATTAAATTTGAGCAAATTGTACCttgctgtatttgtgtttgttttcttctctgTCCTTAGATTAGCAACCCACTTCCTGTTTTACAGAGGATGATGCAAGACTTGACTGGAGGGTACCGTTTGTAATTATGGGATGCGTGGGAGGGATTTCATCCTGAGTcaaatggcaaaaaagaaaataactggttgccagtcatcACAGGGGTGAATGGCATGGTGAGTGTGAATTGATCCCATGGAAATTGTCAGCTATGTGAATCACTATACACTatcaatggggggggggggggagacgatGCCAAGTTATTGTGTTCTCACTGGTAGAGTGGACGGAAGCAAAAACGACAGACACAATTTCCATGAAACTTCGTGAAGGGTGGCACATGTGCCAAGCAACAATCTATGTTTACTCTTTATTAGGGGTTGAGCAGCTAAAgattttttgtagtcgactacAATGTAATGAAAGTCGAGTCAAAGTCGATTAATCAATTACAtcgttgatattttttcagcacagtagaGGGATCTGCAGACCAGTTtcacaaattattaaaaatacaactcaccttTATGCTGAATGTAATTGTTGTAATTAGCAGCAGCCCAGCGCATGTTTTTCTCTTCAACGAGCCTGCCGCTCTCAACTTGTGTTCCATAGCATAGTGTGTTATAAGACAGGACATCATAGCATCATGTCGatttcacttgtgcttttattgtcttagAGGATAAACTTGCATATTTTAATGTTGCTACCGATCTATTCTCTTCACGCCGCCGCCCTCTTTCCTCGCCACCAGTCCCGTCGTGGTCGCCCTGGCATTGGTATGAATATTGTATAATAGTATAACAATATTATAACAATAgtaatattttataatatttttataaCCAAAGCTATGAAGGCTAACCGCTATCCACCAACAGTTTATTTTCTTGGACCGGCGCAGACTTATGAAGACGTATGAAATATCGTAGACGCTACTCCACTGAGCATTATAGTCCAGCGAGTCGAAAGCCCTCTGTAAATTGTCCAATTGGAAGAGAGGAAGCCAAAAACACCTTAGTGATTAGATGCCGATGCAGAGTTATAAAGTTGAATCATCTACTCAACCCCTACACTCTTTAAAGGTTACAGTCCACTTGCACTGGGAACAAATGCACTCTACTAAGTGCTAATCCACTTGACAActtcaataaatattaaaagttttaaaaaagtaaatttgaaaAGTGATGTCAGAAAATAACatacaaaaacgcaatataacTGTACATAGCATTACAGAAAGAAAGAGCTGTTAAGCGTATCTAAGGATGTGTGCCATTATTACTAAACCAAGAAACATATAGTTAAAACGTTATCTTCCAATAcatcacttttaaaaaaaaaagcacaaaattcCACATTACAATATAGCAGCTCTAATAACAGGACAAAAGAATAAAACTTTAAATAGAATACACCAGAGATTGCATATTATTGATAGATAAACTCCATAATGCTTTGCTCCTCAGAGCTATAGTTGCGTTGGGTAGTCAGAGCTAGTGAGCAGTCACAAAGAGCAAGCTGTTGCTGCTTTGAAGTGGAAGTGAAGCAAATAAACCCCTTTCCAGGTGGAAATAAGCCAGCCGCCCTgccctgtccattttttcttgaaaagtct
Encoded here:
- the LOC133483361 gene encoding twist-related protein 2-like translates to MREEVSCTNSPEGGLGASEEELERGSKKNHQTGHRKRSPHPKKDSLAQTEDSAAGSPTGLLPSGPKRVKKSPSAVVSLAPASLGPRPDQPFEDLHSQRVIANVRERQRTQSLNDAFASLRKIIPTLPSDKLSKIQILKLASRYIDFLYQVLQSDEMDAKLASCNYLAHERLSYAFSVWRMEGAWAMSASH